The sequence TAATTCGATATCTTGTTCCCCATGATTCGTGTCCTCTCACATATCATATGCTTTTTGTAAATATCAAACGAAtcaatgaaatataaaatataaattttgtttgtaGCTTCAATGCTGACCTTAGATTCTTCTAATGGGTTTCAAAACAATTTAATGGGCTTCATCCATTGGGCTTCGATGGAAGAAGTTTACAATAGAATAATTACTCTTTAATTCTACCAGATCAAGAGGCTCCGTGACTAATAAAAAGTTGTTAATGGGCTAACGTTTTTATTCGTGTTATGAGGATAACAAATCAAACAAGAAACTAGAGAAGCTCGAAAGTATTACAGAACAAGAACAAGTTCAAGAGCATGTTTGCTAGGaagttctcttcttcctctgcaatggcaattacaaaaaataagaccataaacaTGTCTGATTATTTGATCATATTTTCATCCCAACAGAGTAGTAGACTGGTAGTGCCACAGAAAGGTCTTGGCAGTTCTACTTGCGAGGAGCTTTCTTCTTTCCCGCAATGGCAACTCTCTTACCCTTCTTAGTGCGAGCATTAGTCTTGGTTCTTTGACCTCTGCAAGGCATCCCATGTCTATGTCTACTTCCTCTGTAACAGTCTACTTCCACCAGTCTCTGTATCTCCGATCCAACACGCCTCCTCTTCATACCAACAACAATCATGGAAACAAAACAAGctttaaaaaatcaaagaaagtaTATGATTCTGAGAAAAGGGTTTTTACCAATTCATCACCATGTTGGTGCATGCCAACTTCTTCACGGAGGTCAATGAGCTCTTTACCAGTTAAGTCTCTGGCAAGTTTGTTGGTGATGCCGAGCCCACAGAGAACCTGGTGAGACTTACGGCGACCTATTCCGTAAACTTCTTGAAGACCAGTCTTGAGGGGCTTGTGGTTTGGAACCTCTGCGTTTCCCACACGGATTCCTTGCACACGCAATCCATGAAACTACAGAGAAAGAGACCAAAGTAAAtggtataaaaaaaatacttggaaAAAACAAGGTAATGGCTTTAAAGcctttaataatatttgattcaCACAAGCTTAGTAACAAGTTTAGTTTCATCGAGTACTAATAtttcgatttttgtaaaaactttaataaaattttgttcttTAACAATTTAGGAactgatgttaaaaaaaaacaattacaatTTAAGAGCCGCTCTTAAAATTTTAGGGACGGCCACACAGAATAGTTCCACATCAGAATTTCGACTAATATATAAGGGACTTGGATCAATCTACTTAcggccaattggttttaagttggattgatatataataacaacactTTTGAGATGCTTCCTTGAGAATTGAATTATCAATACATTTTTTTCCACAGAAGAACTATGGAAAGGGTTGTTCAATGCTACATATCAAGCAAACGCTCCAGGAGAAATCCAATTCTAGTTTCAGCGAACAGTTAAAAGTCAAATGCTGAATCGATTCGATCTAATGAATCCCTAATTTTGAAGAAGATGGGAATGTCAGGAACCCTACTACATCGACGAGAATTCGAATTCGAGTTCGAGAGAGGAGATGAGGAACTCACCGATAGATTACGAAGCAGAGACTGGCTATGGTCAAACAAAGACGCCGCGGATCTGCGTAAACCAAACATCGTAGGTAGAAAGAAACTGTGTTGTTTCCAGAGATTCACGGCGAAGGAAGGAGAGAAAGGGTTTAAAGATTCAGTTCCAAACCGCCGTTCACGTTTACCGCGTTTTCAACCAAACGCAAACGCGTCTCTGCTTCCTTTCTACTCCGACTCTCTGAGGCTCATACTTCGCGTAAAAAACTATTATTGGGCGCTTTTAATTTATTAGGAAAGGCCTCGAATCCCATAAGCTATATAAGTAATATTAGTTCTGTGAAAGTTGGTTTAAAGCTCAGCCCATTTTTTCTGAATGTTATAAAGAAACCACCGTTCATGTTTTAGTAGGAACTTGCGTAATTGGTCAAGATCTTtctttctgctggaaagtaaATATCATTTCAGAGATTGACGTTGAAGTTTACAAGATGTGATTAACAAATTATAAGACCTTTTAACTTTGTTATGCtgaaaagtaaatataaaatctaGGTCTGGACGTTCGGGTTTTTGGGTTGGGTTCGGAGCGGTTCCTTTCGGGTCTGGCTCTTTTGGatcctaaatatttagaccTAATaggtatttaaaaattttcggttcggattcgaaTCGGTTCTTCTCGGatccggatcggttcggatctataattaaaatacccacAAAATATTCGTAATTATTCGGATCCATATCGAGTCctggtcgggttcgggtatttagtaTCTGAAAAGGAATGACATACTCAATTCCATCaaatttagttaatatttattttatatatcaaaaaatttacaaactaacttaaatgaaactattttttttttgaatgaatgttaaatttgtattCATCAAAAAAGCCATTTTACATCAAGTGTAGACCTTAATAGGAAAATCTTATCTTTTGCAACTTATACTTCTAAGGATTAATTATCTACACTCTTGTACTAAACCAATATTGAAGAGCATTCTCCATACCCTTTCCTCCTTTCAATCTCATTATGCTTAGCTTGTTCCTAACTCCTTTGTTAATCCGCTTCTTCATTACTTCCAAAGGTAAAGGCTTCTCACCATGTCTTATTTTGTTTCTCTCCATCCATACTGTGTGAACAATAGTTTGGAAAGCATATCGAGTACAGAAAGATCTCTTCTTGTCATTATCAACCCGTGATAACAACACCACAACTTCCGACCAG is a genomic window of Brassica napus cultivar Da-Ae chromosome A2, Da-Ae, whole genome shotgun sequence containing:
- the LOC125587902 gene encoding small ribosomal subunit protein S13, mitochondrial-like, coding for MFGLRRSAASLFDHSQSLLRNLSFHGLRVQGIRVGNAEVPNHKPLKTGLQEVYGIGRRKSHQVLCGLGITNKLARDLTGKELIDLREEVGMHQHGDELRRRVGSEIQRLVEVDCYRGSRHRHGMPCRGQRTKTNARTKKGKRVAIAGKKKAPRK